A genome region from Bombilactobacillus bombi includes the following:
- the argH gene encoding argininosuccinate lyase, producing MATNKLWGGRFEASGDENIDAFGASINFDQLMAAEDLQGSLAHVEMLQDTNIIPETDAKQIIQGLKSLQQQLATGKLKFDTTNEDIHMNIEALLTKEIGPVAGKLHTARSRNDQVATDFHLYLKKRLPKIIQTIQELQRVLVTKAEANIETIMPGYTHLQHAQPISYGHYLMAYFYMLQRDVERFEFNQQHTNLSPLGAAALAGTTFPIDRQQTTRKLGFDKPYSNSLDAVSDRDFALEFLSNAAILMVHLSRLCEEIVLWSSYEFGYLELSDQYSTGSSIMPQKKNPDMAELIRGKSGRVFGDLFGLLTVMKSLPLAYNKDMQEDKEGTFDAVKTIIPSLKILAGMLDTAQVNSEKMAAATEKDFSNATELADYLAVKGIPFRQAHALVGQLVLEGLKTGVTLQEIPLSKYQEIMPEIGSDVYHDLQSKIAVERRQSLGGTSFAQVKHQIAEAKKILDKID from the coding sequence ATGGCCACAAATAAACTTTGGGGGGGCCGTTTTGAAGCCAGTGGTGATGAAAATATTGATGCTTTTGGCGCTTCCATTAACTTTGACCAGCTTATGGCTGCTGAAGATTTGCAAGGATCATTGGCCCATGTGGAAATGTTGCAAGACACCAATATTATCCCTGAAACTGATGCTAAACAAATTATTCAAGGCTTAAAAAGCCTACAACAACAACTAGCCACTGGTAAACTTAAATTTGATACTACTAACGAAGACATTCATATGAATATCGAAGCCCTTTTGACTAAAGAGATTGGACCTGTAGCTGGTAAACTGCACACTGCTCGCAGTCGCAATGATCAAGTGGCAACTGACTTTCATCTGTATCTCAAAAAGCGCTTGCCCAAAATCATTCAAACTATTCAAGAACTACAAAGAGTTTTAGTAACCAAAGCTGAAGCAAATATTGAAACCATCATGCCTGGTTATACCCATCTCCAACACGCACAGCCAATTTCTTATGGTCATTATTTAATGGCATACTTTTATATGTTGCAAAGAGATGTAGAACGCTTTGAATTCAACCAACAACACACCAATTTATCACCTTTAGGAGCAGCAGCGCTAGCTGGTACTACTTTTCCAATCGATCGCCAACAAACAACTCGCAAGTTAGGATTTGATAAGCCTTACTCCAATTCATTAGATGCAGTGTCAGATCGTGATTTTGCGTTAGAATTTTTAAGTAATGCTGCGATTTTAATGGTGCATCTCTCACGTCTATGTGAGGAAATCGTTCTTTGGTCTTCATATGAATTTGGCTATTTGGAATTGTCCGATCAGTATTCTACAGGTAGTTCCATTATGCCTCAAAAAAAGAATCCTGATATGGCCGAATTAATTCGGGGCAAATCAGGACGTGTTTTTGGAGATTTATTCGGACTTTTGACAGTCATGAAGTCTCTGCCTTTAGCATATAATAAAGATATGCAAGAAGACAAGGAAGGTACTTTTGATGCGGTTAAAACTATTATTCCCAGTTTAAAAATATTGGCTGGAATGTTGGACACTGCCCAAGTTAATTCTGAAAAAATGGCCGCAGCCACAGAAAAAGATTTTTCCAATGCTACTGAATTAGCAGATTACTTAGCAGTAAAGGGAATTCCCTTTCGCCAAGCACATGCTCTTGTTGGCCAATTAGTCCTAGAAGGTCTCAAAACTGGCGTAACTTTGCAAGAAATACCACTCAGCAAATATCAAGAAATTATGCCTGAGATTGGCTCAGACGTGTATCATGATTTACAATCAAAAATTGCGGTCGAACGACGGCAATCACTAGGTGGAACGAGTTTTGCTCAAGTCAAACACCAAATTGCTGAAGCTAAGAAAATTTTAGATAAAATTGATTAA
- a CDS encoding MFS transporter has translation MDKSQLAIEDESKNKFPYRLGFGLLFCLLGWLIPYLGVNSTLLPAKIQQIAPDQKVQIVALLATIAMIVATIANIIEGALSDLTVSRWGKRNPWIVLGMITTLICFFFLTKVKTITGIIVNWSLFQIALNSMVAPIVAFIADKAPKKYRGSISAFYGVGMNIGAPVGTMIASQYITKINSGIYVFMILEVIFTILGLILVGDGSNKGDKVKKLKGSELLEAFIFPIHGDVRDFYLAVFGKLLFVSAQYVITGYQLYIFVDYMNLSSANATHNLSIMSIILLITGVFFAILGGPLADKFHSLKLLVAVSTVVMGIGAVIPAIEPLPWTMFAYAALSGSAMGMYNSVDQALNVSVLPSSENSAKDLGIVNLANSLGQVFGPIVASIIIAESGYKFIFPIAGIMCLFGAILILMIKKVH, from the coding sequence ATGGATAAAAGTCAATTAGCCATTGAAGATGAATCAAAAAATAAATTTCCATATCGATTGGGTTTTGGACTTTTGTTTTGTTTGCTTGGATGGTTAATACCTTACTTAGGAGTTAATTCTACACTTTTGCCGGCCAAAATTCAGCAGATAGCACCTGATCAAAAAGTTCAGATTGTTGCATTGTTAGCAACTATTGCGATGATAGTTGCTACAATCGCAAATATTATTGAAGGCGCACTTTCTGACTTAACTGTTAGCCGTTGGGGAAAAAGAAATCCTTGGATTGTTTTGGGTATGATTACTACATTGATTTGCTTTTTTTTCTTAACAAAAGTTAAAACTATTACTGGAATTATCGTAAATTGGTCACTTTTTCAAATTGCACTGAATTCAATGGTTGCACCAATAGTTGCTTTTATTGCAGATAAGGCACCAAAAAAATATAGAGGATCAATTTCAGCTTTTTATGGGGTTGGAATGAATATTGGTGCTCCAGTAGGTACTATGATTGCTTCTCAATACATTACTAAAATTAACAGTGGTATTTATGTTTTTATGATACTTGAAGTTATTTTTACTATTTTAGGATTAATTTTAGTAGGTGATGGAAGTAACAAAGGAGATAAAGTAAAGAAACTTAAGGGATCCGAATTACTAGAAGCATTTATTTTTCCAATTCATGGTGATGTTCGTGATTTTTATCTAGCTGTGTTTGGTAAACTGTTATTTGTTTCAGCACAATATGTTATTACTGGATATCAATTATATATTTTTGTAGATTATATGAATCTTTCTTCAGCTAATGCAACTCATAATTTATCAATTATGTCCATAATATTACTTATTACTGGTGTATTTTTTGCAATCCTTGGAGGACCTCTTGCTGATAAATTTCATAGTTTGAAATTATTAGTTGCTGTTTCTACTGTAGTAATGGGAATAGGTGCTGTTATTCCAGCCATAGAGCCTTTACCATGGACAATGTTTGCATATGCAGCCCTAAGTGGGTCTGCAATGGGAATGTATAATTCTGTTGATCAAGCATTAAATGTTTCAGTTTTACCGAGTTCAGAAAATTCTGCCAAGGATTTAGGAATTGTTAACTTAGCCAATTCTTTAGGGCAAGTTTTTGGACCAATAGTTGCTTCGATAATCATTGCAGAAAGCGGATATAAATTTATTTTTCCAATAGCTGGGATTATGTGTTTATTTGGAGCGATTCTAATTCTTATGATTAAGAAAGTTCATTAA
- a CDS encoding right-handed parallel beta-helix repeat-containing protein, whose protein sequence is MKIYVNAKATRDGNGSKKTPYKLINSAAKVAMPGDEIIVFPGIYHENVNPMNSGTRDQRIIYKSVEPLKAVITGAEEANNWKRYQGGVWVTYINNSLFGSYNPYTTYVMGDWYMGSVNKHTGAVYMNDIQFYETSSLNECINAKIYDKSWNPKNSVFKWYTEQNKDTNTTIIYANFQDKDPNKEKVEINVRREAFWPQKTGVNYITVSGFNINKAATTWAPPASYQDGMIGPHWSKGWIIEDCDISHSRCAGISLGKYRDPENDQYFTYKHVKSPTQMERDAVCRGQYHGWLKEKIGHHIIRRCNIHDCEQDGIVGRQGAVFSVIEDNHIHHINNMQELAGAEIAGIKLHAAIDVIIRRNRFDHTTMGLWCDWEAQGTRITQNLFDHNYAPNGTAPRLNGAMTSQDIWIEVSHGPTLIDNNLLLSKNSLKIPTQGLAIVHNLILGSFTLVGEGTDYPGKGPIQPRFTPYHIPHRTEVAGFQTILHGDNRFYNNIFIQKWPATNPSPEENEIVGTAVFDDYPTYEEWYKPFKKIEGKAAQGNDMVELQSAQFEHLPIWAKGNVYFNGAQAWKKETHNIVNNKDKIEVKLIENDTHVLIKTNLYDFLGNFEDGIINTDILGKAFEPEQRFEMPNGDDITFDEDYFGNHRGLSTMPGPFASIENLNNALWNN, encoded by the coding sequence TTGAAGATATATGTTAATGCAAAAGCTACTAGAGATGGTAATGGTTCAAAGAAAACTCCTTATAAATTAATTAATAGTGCAGCTAAAGTTGCTATGCCTGGTGATGAGATTATTGTGTTTCCTGGTATATATCATGAAAACGTTAATCCGATGAATTCTGGTACCCGTGACCAACGTATAATTTATAAAAGTGTTGAGCCATTAAAAGCGGTTATAACTGGTGCTGAAGAGGCAAATAATTGGAAACGCTATCAAGGAGGGGTATGGGTTACTTATATTAACAATAGTTTGTTTGGATCATATAATCCATATACAACCTATGTAATGGGTGATTGGTATATGGGCTCTGTTAATAAGCATACAGGTGCAGTGTATATGAATGATATCCAATTTTATGAGACATCATCACTAAATGAATGTATTAATGCAAAAATATATGATAAATCGTGGAATCCTAAAAATTCAGTATTTAAATGGTATACAGAACAAAATAAAGATACGAATACAACAATTATTTATGCTAATTTTCAAGATAAAGACCCTAATAAAGAAAAAGTTGAAATTAATGTTCGTCGAGAAGCTTTTTGGCCGCAAAAAACAGGAGTTAATTATATTACTGTGAGTGGCTTTAATATTAATAAAGCAGCTACCACTTGGGCACCTCCTGCGTCTTATCAAGATGGTATGATTGGTCCTCATTGGTCTAAAGGATGGATTATTGAAGATTGTGATATTAGTCACAGCCGTTGCGCAGGCATTTCTTTGGGTAAATACAGAGATCCAGAAAATGATCAATATTTTACCTATAAACATGTTAAAAGTCCTACACAAATGGAAAGAGACGCAGTTTGTCGTGGACAATATCATGGTTGGCTAAAAGAAAAAATTGGTCATCATATTATTCGGCGTTGTAACATCCATGATTGTGAACAAGATGGTATTGTTGGACGTCAAGGTGCAGTTTTTAGTGTAATTGAAGATAACCATATTCATCATATTAATAATATGCAGGAATTAGCAGGTGCTGAAATTGCTGGTATTAAACTGCATGCTGCTATTGATGTAATTATTCGACGTAACAGATTTGACCATACGACTATGGGATTATGGTGTGATTGGGAAGCACAAGGAACACGTATTACTCAAAATTTATTTGATCATAATTATGCTCCAAATGGTACAGCTCCGCGTTTGAATGGGGCAATGACTAGTCAAGATATTTGGATTGAGGTTAGCCATGGACCAACACTAATAGATAATAATTTACTTTTATCCAAAAATTCCTTAAAGATTCCAACACAAGGTTTAGCCATTGTTCATAATTTGATTTTAGGCTCCTTTACTCTTGTTGGAGAAGGAACTGATTATCCTGGGAAAGGTCCTATTCAACCTAGATTTACTCCATATCATATTCCACATCGTACAGAAGTTGCAGGATTTCAAACAATACTACATGGTGATAATCGTTTTTATAATAACATATTCATTCAAAAATGGCCTGCTACTAACCCATCACCAGAGGAAAACGAAATAGTAGGTACAGCAGTATTTGATGATTATCCCACCTATGAAGAATGGTATAAACCATTTAAAAAAATAGAAGGTAAGGCTGCTCAAGGGAATGATATGGTCGAACTTCAATCTGCACAATTTGAACATTTACCTATTTGGGCTAAGGGTAATGTATATTTTAATGGTGCTCAAGCTTGGAAAAAAGAAACACATAATATTGTAAATAATAAAGATAAAATAGAAGTTAAATTAATTGAGAATGATACACATGTTCTTATTAAAACTAATCTATATGATTTCCTTGGAAATTTTGAAGATGGTATTATTAACACTGATATTTTAGGAAAAGCATTTGAACCAGAACAACGTTTTGAAATGCCTAATGGGGATGATATTACATTTGATGAAGACTATTTTGGAAATCATCGTGGACTTTCAACAATGCCTGGTCCGTTTGCTTCAATTGAAAATTTAAATAACGCATTATGGAATAATTAA
- a CDS encoding SDR family NAD(P)-dependent oxidoreductase, whose amino-acid sequence MGRLDDKVAIITGAASGMGLAGAQIFAREGASVVLTDVVEDKLNKAVADIKENGGTAAAMKLDVADPAGWKDVVDQTVKLYGKINILVNNAGTHNSAGILDTDLETWNKVMNIDSTGVWLGMKAVIPIMQKNGDGSIVNTSSIGALVGGNGNGAAYSAAKGAVRSITKFAAQEFGKDSIRVNSVHPGVTFTSMTKKFFGTQKSNDDRPGMTFTKSVGASTKEEMSKVQKGNAVLPPYVADASDIGYAYLYLASDESKFVTGEELIVDGGYIINS is encoded by the coding sequence ATGGGACGTTTGGATGATAAGGTTGCAATTATTACTGGAGCTGCTAGTGGTATGGGTCTAGCTGGAGCACAGATTTTTGCTAGAGAAGGTGCTAGTGTTGTTCTAACAGATGTAGTTGAAGATAAGCTTAATAAAGCTGTTGCTGATATTAAAGAGAACGGTGGAACAGCTGCAGCTATGAAACTAGACGTAGCTGACCCTGCAGGCTGGAAGGATGTTGTGGATCAGACCGTTAAATTGTACGGTAAAATTAATATCTTAGTTAATAATGCGGGTACTCATAATTCTGCTGGTATTCTTGATACTGATCTTGAGACTTGGAATAAAGTTATGAACATTGATTCGACTGGTGTTTGGCTAGGTATGAAGGCAGTAATTCCTATTATGCAAAAGAATGGTGACGGTTCCATTGTCAACACTTCATCTATCGGTGCTCTTGTTGGTGGGAACGGCAATGGTGCTGCTTATAGTGCTGCCAAAGGTGCTGTACGTTCAATTACTAAATTTGCTGCTCAAGAATTTGGTAAAGATAGTATCCGTGTTAACTCAGTTCATCCAGGAGTAACTTTTACCAGCATGACTAAGAAATTTTTTGGAACTCAAAAATCTAATGACGATCGTCCAGGAATGACTTTCACTAAGAGTGTAGGAGCTAGCACAAAAGAAGAAATGAGCAAAGTCCAAAAAGGCAATGCAGTTTTGCCACCATATGTAGCAGATGCTTCAGATATTGGCTACGCTTATCTATATTTAGCTTCTGATGAATCCAAATTTGTAACAGGAGAAGAATTAATTGTCGATGGAGGTTATATAATTAATTCATAA